From a region of the Enterobacter sp. JBIWA008 genome:
- a CDS encoding carbohydrate porin, which produces MAYKNKLYAFALLAISPLSMAQDWNGTVLGFEAPPEPVLGEMLGIRKILNDNGFTYNLGYLNEIGWNGGGGYNHDSHVAYIDQFALTFNQDLERWTGIPDARIEGNIVNRNHNDDLTTKRVQDPRVNFNDLTQESWGGQSITRLGWLTFARSFDDRRLTWRIGMMNKVQTFDQIIPCDFQLLSQCGGKSANSLTWNNWNVHTWGTTLAYKLTPTLTLKGGVMEQNPQASSRSHAWSWSTKGSKGVLLPVEIEARPLIYGLPGAYNLGVVFTNAPQTDLYRGKSGGAGATDPNGFDTHSRTWFMYAGLNQQLTQHQDDPNRGLSTSFSMSLADQRSNYMHQVYAASLRYRGLFDARPEDWIGFGLTWIDMSSQYARNQRYLNSQSGVSDYNNPAYHPVPGHSLNGEFYYRFRPVPWLELQPGIQYWHHPGGVSRTQDAWVTELKTVVSF; this is translated from the coding sequence ATGGCATATAAAAATAAACTCTATGCGTTCGCCTTATTAGCGATATCCCCGCTGTCAATGGCGCAGGACTGGAATGGAACGGTATTAGGGTTTGAAGCTCCGCCGGAGCCTGTTCTGGGCGAAATGCTCGGCATACGTAAAATCCTCAACGATAATGGTTTTACCTATAACCTCGGATACCTGAATGAAATTGGCTGGAACGGCGGTGGCGGATATAACCACGACTCCCACGTGGCGTATATCGACCAGTTTGCGCTGACCTTCAACCAGGATCTTGAGCGCTGGACCGGTATCCCGGATGCGCGTATCGAAGGGAACATCGTCAACCGTAACCACAATGACGACCTCACCACCAAACGCGTGCAGGACCCTCGCGTCAACTTTAACGATCTGACCCAGGAGAGCTGGGGCGGGCAGTCGATTACTCGTCTCGGCTGGCTGACCTTTGCCCGCAGCTTTGACGACCGGCGTCTGACCTGGCGCATCGGGATGATGAACAAGGTGCAGACCTTCGATCAAATCATCCCCTGCGATTTCCAGCTGCTGTCGCAGTGCGGCGGGAAGTCAGCCAACTCGCTGACGTGGAACAACTGGAACGTTCACACCTGGGGCACCACGCTTGCGTATAAATTAACGCCGACGCTGACCTTAAAAGGTGGCGTGATGGAGCAAAATCCGCAGGCCTCCAGCCGCAGCCACGCGTGGAGCTGGTCGACGAAGGGCAGCAAAGGGGTCTTACTGCCGGTTGAAATCGAAGCGCGTCCGCTGATTTACGGCCTGCCGGGCGCGTACAACCTGGGCGTGGTGTTTACCAATGCGCCGCAAACCGATCTCTATCGCGGCAAATCCGGCGGTGCGGGTGCGACGGATCCAAACGGATTTGATACCCACAGCCGGACCTGGTTCATGTACGCCGGGCTGAACCAGCAGCTTACGCAGCATCAGGATGACCCGAATCGCGGGTTGAGCACCTCTTTCAGCATGAGCCTTGCCGATCAGCGCTCCAACTACATGCATCAGGTTTACGCCGCCTCGCTGCGCTACCGCGGGCTGTTTGACGCGCGACCGGAAGACTGGATTGGCTTTGGCTTAACCTGGATTGATATGAGCAGCCAGTACGCCCGCAATCAGCGTTACCTGAACAGCCAGAGCGGCGTTAGTGATTACAACAATCCGGCATATCACCCGGTGCCGGGCCATTCCCTGAACGGCGAGTTTTACTACCGTTTTCGTCCAGTGCCGTGGCTTGAGCTGCAGCCGGGCATTCAGTACTGGCACCATCCCGGCGGCGTCAGCCGCACCCAGGATGCCTGGGTTACCGAGCTGAAAACGGTGGTGAGCTTCTGA
- a CDS encoding DedA family protein, which yields MDINALIEQYGYAALVIGSVAEGETITLLGGVAAHQGLLKFPLVVAAVALGGMIGDQLLYFLGLRFGPTLLKRFAKHQKKIRRAQRLIQRHPYLFVIGTRFMYGFRIIGPILIGASHLPPKIFLPLNVIGAIAWALIFTTLGYVGGEVIAPWLHNLDQHIKHWAWLILVVVAVIGVRLWLKHREKTRDEE from the coding sequence ATGGATATTAACGCACTCATTGAACAATATGGCTATGCCGCGCTGGTCATCGGTAGCGTGGCAGAAGGTGAAACCATCACGCTGTTAGGCGGCGTCGCCGCGCATCAGGGCTTACTGAAATTCCCGCTGGTCGTCGCCGCGGTCGCGCTGGGCGGGATGATTGGCGATCAGCTGCTTTACTTTCTCGGGCTGCGCTTCGGGCCAACGCTGCTTAAGCGTTTTGCAAAGCATCAGAAGAAAATCCGCCGCGCACAACGGCTCATTCAGCGTCATCCCTATCTGTTCGTCATCGGCACGCGCTTTATGTATGGCTTTCGCATCATCGGGCCGATACTGATTGGCGCCAGCCATCTGCCGCCAAAAATTTTCCTGCCGCTCAATGTTATTGGTGCGATTGCCTGGGCGCTGATCTTTACGACGCTCGGCTATGTAGGGGGCGAGGTGATTGCGCCATGGCTGCATAATCTTGACCAGCATATTAAACACTGGGCTTGGCTGATTCTGGTGGTTGTGGCGGTGATTGGGGTCAGGCTGTGGCTGAAGCATCGGGAAAAGACGCGGGATGAGGAGTAG
- the ascB gene encoding 6-phospho-beta-glucosidase → MKTFPDNFLWGGAVAANQVEGAYLEEGKGLSTSDVQPQGVFGPVVERVEGDSGIKDVAIDFYHRYPEDIKLFAEMGFSCLRVSIAWTRIFPNGDEQQPNEAGLAFYDRLFDELAAHNITPLVTLSHYEMPWGLVKQYGGWGSRQTIEFFERYARTVFARYKEKVKLWLTFNEINMSLHAPMTGVGLPETSSKGEVYQAIHHQLVASALAVKACHEIIPDARIGNMLLGGLMYPLTCKPEDVLETLQENRAWQFFGDVQCRGAYPGYMQRFFRDNGIQLDVTDADREALKSTVDFISFSYYMTGCVTADDALNQQARGNILSMVPNPHLASSEWGWQIDPIGLRTLLNVLWDRYQKPLFIVENGLGAKDKPDADGVVQDDYRISYLNDHLVQVREAIDDGVEVMGYTSWGPIDLVSASKAELSKRYGFIYVDRDDGGKGTLARSRKKSFYWYKEVIATKGASLKA, encoded by the coding sequence ATGAAAACTTTCCCGGACAATTTTTTATGGGGCGGCGCGGTTGCCGCGAATCAGGTAGAAGGCGCGTATCTGGAGGAGGGCAAAGGGCTGTCCACCTCTGACGTTCAGCCGCAGGGTGTCTTCGGCCCGGTGGTTGAGCGCGTGGAGGGCGACAGCGGCATCAAGGATGTCGCCATCGACTTCTATCATCGCTACCCGGAAGACATCAAACTGTTCGCTGAGATGGGCTTTAGCTGCCTGCGCGTCTCCATTGCCTGGACCCGCATTTTTCCGAACGGCGACGAGCAGCAGCCTAACGAAGCGGGGCTGGCGTTTTACGACCGGCTGTTTGACGAACTGGCCGCGCACAACATTACCCCGCTGGTGACGCTCTCGCATTACGAAATGCCGTGGGGGCTGGTGAAGCAGTACGGCGGCTGGGGCAGTCGTCAGACTATCGAATTCTTTGAACGCTACGCCCGCACCGTGTTTGCGCGCTATAAAGAGAAGGTGAAGCTCTGGCTGACCTTCAACGAGATCAATATGTCTCTGCACGCGCCGATGACCGGCGTGGGCCTGCCGGAAACCAGCAGCAAAGGGGAGGTGTACCAGGCAATCCACCACCAGCTGGTGGCCAGCGCGCTGGCGGTTAAGGCCTGCCACGAGATTATCCCGGATGCCAGAATCGGCAACATGCTGCTGGGCGGCCTGATGTATCCGCTGACCTGCAAGCCGGAAGATGTTCTGGAGACGCTGCAGGAAAACCGCGCGTGGCAATTCTTTGGCGACGTGCAGTGCCGCGGCGCCTACCCGGGGTATATGCAGCGCTTCTTCCGCGACAACGGTATTCAGCTTGATGTAACGGATGCCGACCGCGAGGCGCTGAAATCAACCGTCGATTTTATCTCGTTCAGCTACTACATGACGGGCTGCGTCACCGCGGATGACGCGCTCAATCAGCAGGCGCGCGGCAACATCCTGAGCATGGTGCCAAACCCGCATCTGGCAAGTTCCGAATGGGGCTGGCAGATTGACCCCATCGGTTTGCGTACCCTGTTAAACGTGCTCTGGGATCGCTATCAGAAGCCGTTGTTTATTGTAGAAAATGGTCTGGGTGCGAAGGATAAACCGGACGCTGACGGCGTGGTACAGGATGACTATCGCATCAGCTACCTTAACGATCACCTGGTGCAGGTGCGTGAAGCCATTGACGACGGCGTTGAGGTGATGGGGTATACCAGCTGGGGGCCAATCGACCTGGTGAGCGCGTCTAAAGCTGAACTCTCTAAGCGCTACGGCTTTATTTACGTCGATCGCGATGACGGCGGAAAAGGCACCTTAGCGCGCAGCCGCAAAAAGAGTTTCTACTGGTATAAAGAGGTTATTGCCACGAAAGGGGCTTCGCTGAAAGCCTGA
- a CDS encoding SDR family oxidoreductase, which translates to MTRVAIVTASDSGIGKTTALMLAERGFDIGVTWNSDEKGALETCREVEAQGQRAEAIHLDLSTLPEGAGAIERLIARFGRLDVLVNNAGAMTKAPFLDMPFDDWRNIFTVDVDGAFLCSQIAARQMVKQREGGRIVNITSVHEHTPLPEASAYTAAKHALGGLTKSMAMELVKHNILVNAVAPGAIATPMNDMDDSEVKEGSMPEIPLARPGHTKEIASLVAWLCDSDASYTTGQSFIVDGGFMLANPQFKPEG; encoded by the coding sequence ATGACCAGAGTAGCGATAGTGACCGCATCGGATTCCGGGATTGGTAAAACCACGGCGCTGATGCTCGCAGAGCGCGGGTTTGATATTGGCGTCACCTGGAATTCGGATGAAAAAGGAGCGCTGGAAACCTGCCGGGAAGTCGAAGCGCAGGGGCAGCGCGCAGAAGCTATCCATCTTGATTTAAGCACGCTGCCGGAAGGCGCAGGGGCTATTGAAAGGCTGATTGCGCGGTTTGGTCGGCTGGACGTGCTGGTCAACAATGCGGGGGCGATGACCAAAGCGCCGTTCCTTGATATGCCGTTTGACGACTGGCGGAACATTTTCACCGTCGACGTGGACGGCGCGTTTCTCTGTTCACAGATTGCCGCCCGGCAGATGGTGAAGCAGAGGGAAGGGGGGCGAATTGTGAACATTACCTCGGTGCATGAGCACACGCCGCTGCCGGAGGCCAGCGCCTACACGGCGGCAAAACACGCGCTCGGTGGGTTAACCAAATCCATGGCGATGGAACTGGTTAAGCACAATATTCTGGTGAACGCCGTCGCGCCGGGTGCCATTGCCACACCGATGAATGACATGGACGACAGCGAAGTGAAGGAAGGCTCAATGCCGGAAATCCCGCTGGCAAGGCCGGGGCACACCAAAGAGATTGCCAGCCTGGTGGCCTGGCTGTGCGACAGCGACGCCAGCTACACGACGGGGCAATCGTTTATCGTCGACGGGGGCTTTATGCTGGCGAACCCGCAGTTTAAGCCGGAGGGGTAG
- the mdtQ gene encoding multidrug resistance outer membrane protein MdtQ: MKRSLILSLSVPFVFILSACAPEHATVSPIKTQTTAASVNTVLNHQDWPKNEWWREYNDPELNSLIAKALSDSPDMQIARQRITLAEAQAKAVMATDGPQIDFSADAERQKMSAEGVMGPFALTDPAAGTTGPWYTNGTFGLTAGWDLDLWGKNRARVEARIGKVNAQKAELEQTRQLLASSVARLYWEWQTQAAAREVLAQIKHEQDNIIGADRELYQQGITSSVEGVKTDINANKTEEQLAEVNGRMKAVEARLVALTNSSSVTLTRHALPTVDASLPPTLGYKLLARRPDLQEAHWYVEASMSEVEAARAAFYPDVNLMAFLQQDALHLSDLFRSSAQQMGVTAGMTLPIFDSGRLNASLDIAQAQNNLSVANYNKAVVEAVNQVARTASEVETLTAKNRHQQQVEKDAARVVALAQARFSTGIVAGSRVSEARIPALREDLAGLLLKGQYVDATLQLTSALGGGYHHG; this comes from the coding sequence ATGAAACGTTCTCTTATTCTATCTCTGAGTGTTCCCTTCGTTTTTATTCTGTCTGCCTGTGCGCCTGAACATGCCACGGTGTCCCCCATTAAAACGCAAACTACTGCGGCGTCGGTGAATACGGTGCTGAATCATCAGGACTGGCCGAAAAATGAGTGGTGGAGAGAGTATAACGATCCGGAACTTAATTCGCTGATTGCGAAAGCGTTGAGCGATTCGCCGGATATGCAGATTGCCCGTCAGCGCATTACGCTTGCCGAAGCCCAGGCCAAAGCCGTTATGGCCACCGATGGCCCGCAGATTGATTTTTCCGCCGATGCGGAACGCCAGAAAATGTCCGCCGAAGGGGTGATGGGGCCTTTTGCCCTTACCGACCCGGCGGCAGGCACCACCGGCCCGTGGTACACCAACGGCACATTTGGCCTGACCGCGGGCTGGGATCTCGATCTGTGGGGTAAAAATCGCGCCCGGGTCGAGGCCCGAATTGGCAAAGTGAATGCGCAAAAAGCGGAGCTGGAGCAGACCCGCCAGCTGCTGGCCAGCAGCGTGGCGCGACTCTACTGGGAGTGGCAAACTCAGGCCGCCGCGCGGGAGGTTCTCGCGCAGATCAAACATGAGCAGGACAATATTATTGGCGCCGATCGCGAGCTGTATCAGCAAGGAATCACCTCCTCCGTGGAAGGAGTGAAAACCGATATCAACGCCAATAAAACCGAAGAGCAGCTGGCAGAAGTCAACGGGAGGATGAAAGCCGTAGAGGCGCGACTGGTCGCGCTGACAAATTCTTCCTCCGTGACGCTTACGCGCCATGCGCTGCCGACGGTAGACGCCTCGTTACCGCCGACGCTCGGTTATAAACTGCTGGCACGCCGTCCGGATCTCCAGGAAGCGCACTGGTATGTCGAAGCCTCTATGAGCGAGGTGGAGGCCGCCAGAGCGGCTTTCTATCCTGACGTGAACCTGATGGCGTTCTTACAGCAGGATGCCCTCCATCTGAGCGATCTGTTTCGCTCTTCAGCGCAGCAGATGGGCGTGACCGCCGGAATGACGCTGCCAATCTTCGACAGCGGCAGGCTGAACGCCAGTCTGGATATCGCCCAGGCGCAGAACAACCTCTCGGTCGCGAACTACAACAAAGCGGTGGTCGAAGCGGTCAATCAGGTGGCACGCACGGCAAGTGAAGTCGAAACGCTGACGGCTAAGAACCGCCATCAGCAGCAGGTCGAAAAAGATGCGGCGCGGGTTGTGGCGCTGGCGCAGGCGCGTTTCAGCACGGGGATCGTTGCGGGCTCCCGTGTCAGCGAAGCCAGAATACCGGCCCTCAGGGAAGACCTCGCCGGATTGTTGCTGAAAGGCCAGTATGTCGACGCCACGCTGCAGCTCACCTCGGCGCTGGGCGGTGGCTATCACCACGGCTAG
- the bglG gene encoding transcriptional antiterminator BglG, with protein sequence MKIAKILNNNVVVVQDERGREQVVMGRGLAFQKRVGEALDTALVEKVFALQSDELVRRLGELLSQIPLEVMTTCDRIIGLAAQRLGKLQESLYITLTDHCYFAIERQKKGLAIKNVLLWDIKRLYPKEFELGQEARAIIARRLNVELEEDEAGFIALHLVTAQLNSEMPEVMHVTRVMQEILQLVKYQLQLEYDEDSLSYQRFVTHLKFFAQRMLTRTVVEDDDASLHTAVKDNYAKAWKCAEKIAQHLNKSYQRELTTEEIMFLAIHIERVRKEGR encoded by the coding sequence ATGAAAATCGCCAAGATACTCAATAATAACGTGGTGGTTGTTCAGGATGAGCGCGGGCGCGAACAGGTGGTGATGGGCCGTGGGCTGGCCTTTCAGAAGCGCGTCGGTGAAGCGCTGGATACCGCGTTGGTTGAAAAGGTGTTTGCGTTACAAAGCGATGAACTGGTGCGTCGACTCGGGGAGCTGCTGAGTCAAATTCCGCTGGAGGTAATGACCACCTGCGACCGCATCATCGGGCTGGCGGCGCAGCGGCTGGGCAAGCTGCAGGAGAGTTTGTATATCACCCTAACCGACCACTGCTACTTTGCGATTGAGCGGCAGAAGAAAGGGCTGGCCATCAAAAACGTGCTGCTGTGGGATATTAAACGGCTGTATCCGAAGGAGTTCGAATTAGGGCAGGAGGCGCGGGCCATTATCGCCAGACGCCTGAACGTCGAACTGGAGGAGGATGAGGCCGGATTTATCGCGCTGCATCTGGTCACCGCGCAGCTGAACAGCGAAATGCCGGAGGTGATGCACGTGACGCGGGTGATGCAGGAGATCCTGCAGCTGGTTAAGTATCAGCTGCAGCTTGAGTATGATGAAGACTCGCTCAGCTATCAGCGTTTTGTCACCCACCTGAAGTTTTTTGCCCAGCGGATGCTGACCCGCACCGTGGTGGAAGATGACGATGCCTCGCTGCATACGGCAGTAAAAGACAACTACGCGAAAGCGTGGAAATGCGCCGAGAAAATCGCGCAGCACCTGAACAAAAGCTATCAGCGAGAGCTGACAACGGAAGAGATTATGTTCCTCGCCATTCATATCGAGCGGGTGAGAAAAGAGGGGCGTTAA